One bacterium genomic window carries:
- a CDS encoding glycosyltransferase, producing MTSTSKQRIAFLLSQFPCFDETFILREMTAVAAAGLVFDIYSIKKSRQRVRHPQAEALMPHVIHRPFLLSWELWLAQLYFMARHPARYVRTLLRLCWDSRQRPKTLLKNLLLFPQSVCYARLAQRRGVTLVHGFWATFPATAAWIIHRLTGLRYSFSAHAHDIYEDDTLLVNKLRATDFVMTCTAYNQVHLTQLAPEKGGDIKLVYHGHDLAAFREDAQNKDAPAEFLRILSIGTFYRTKGFDTLIEACAVLKREGVPLQCRIVGEGPEKARLQALIRSRGLEQEVTLPGYLSQEALRSLRRWADVFILLPRPYLHWGIPNVYIEALASAVAVIATPLNAIGELIEPGRTGLIVAADDPTAAAAALTRLFRDAELRRNLAAAGQQRVRQLFDERINSRRVVELFMERLQHERNHRPRRVAQAPPVT from the coding sequence CATTCTGCGTGAGATGACGGCGGTGGCGGCCGCCGGCTTGGTGTTCGACATTTACTCGATCAAAAAATCACGGCAACGCGTGCGCCATCCGCAAGCCGAAGCGCTGATGCCCCATGTCATTCACCGACCCTTCCTGCTGTCCTGGGAGTTGTGGCTGGCCCAGCTTTACTTTATGGCGCGCCATCCGGCGCGTTATGTCCGCACGCTGTTGCGGCTGTGCTGGGACAGCCGCCAACGGCCCAAAACATTGCTGAAGAACCTGCTGCTCTTTCCCCAGTCGGTCTGCTACGCCCGCCTCGCGCAGCGCCGTGGGGTCACCCTGGTGCATGGCTTTTGGGCAACGTTTCCGGCAACGGCAGCGTGGATCATTCACCGCCTGACCGGCTTGCGCTACAGCTTTTCCGCGCATGCGCATGACATCTACGAAGACGACACCCTGCTGGTCAACAAGCTGCGCGCCACCGATTTCGTGATGACCTGCACCGCCTACAACCAGGTGCATCTCACCCAGCTCGCGCCGGAAAAGGGCGGGGACATCAAACTCGTCTATCACGGCCACGATCTCGCCGCATTTCGCGAAGATGCCCAGAACAAAGACGCCCCGGCGGAATTTCTGCGCATCCTTTCCATCGGCACCTTCTACCGCACCAAGGGCTTCGATACGCTCATCGAAGCTTGCGCGGTGTTGAAACGGGAAGGCGTGCCCTTGCAATGCCGGATCGTGGGAGAAGGTCCGGAGAAGGCGCGGCTGCAAGCCCTGATTCGCAGCCGCGGACTGGAGCAGGAGGTCACGCTCCCCGGCTATCTTTCGCAGGAAGCGCTGCGTTCGCTGCGGCGCTGGGCGGATGTTTTCATCCTGCTGCCGCGGCCTTATCTGCATTGGGGCATTCCCAACGTTTACATCGAAGCGCTGGCCAGCGCCGTGGCGGTGATCGCCACGCCGCTGAATGCGATCGGCGAATTGATCGAACCCGGCCGCACCGGCTTGATCGTTGCCGCCGACGATCCCACCGCCGCGGCTGCCGCGCTGACCCGTCTCTTTCGAGACGCGGAGCTGCGGCGCAATTTGGCGGCCGCCGGCCAGCAGCGCGTACGACAATTGTTCGACGAGCGCATCAACTCCCGGCGCGTGGTCGAGCTTTTCATGGAAAGATTGCAGCACGAGCGCAACCACCGGCCGCGCCGTGTCGCGCAGGCACCGCCGGTGACCTAG
- a CDS encoding glycosyltransferase, translating to MANSRTKTSSSLPLSVLHLIEDLDQGGAEKVLVNLVSGLNRGRFSPLVCCLRHQGVLAAELEARRIPVVALHKKAGIDLGLLGRLQQLLRTHRVAVVHSHVFTANLWGRLASLLAGVPVRISHEHSTFTVDDRLRRRIERLLAPHTSRIIAVSEQLRGRLLRECRLPAEKVVTIHNGLRLPLTRNQPRQTELVRELGLERFSHLIGAVGRLEPRKNFPLLLQAMAIVLQEFPQAGLLLVGAGPESERLQQEAARLGLREQVVFAGQRNQAHELLPLLAAFCLPSQTEGISMAILEAMAVGVPVVATAVGGNPEIIPEPRHGLLVPAGEVNALAAALLETLRDRTAAQSRVQAAQKFVQQHFTEAAMIRNVEQLYVEAVAARRR from the coding sequence ATGGCAAACTCGAGAACAAAAACCTCCTCTTCTTTGCCTCTCAGCGTCCTGCACCTCATCGAAGACCTGGATCAAGGCGGGGCTGAGAAAGTGCTGGTCAATCTCGTTTCCGGTTTGAATCGCGGGAGATTCTCGCCGCTGGTATGTTGTCTGCGGCACCAGGGCGTGCTGGCCGCGGAACTGGAGGCACGCCGCATTCCGGTGGTGGCTTTGCACAAAAAAGCCGGCATCGACCTGGGGCTGCTCGGCCGTTTGCAGCAGCTCCTGCGCACCCACCGCGTTGCAGTCGTTCATTCTCATGTTTTCACCGCCAACTTGTGGGGCCGATTGGCGAGTCTGCTGGCCGGTGTGCCGGTGCGCATTTCGCACGAGCATTCGACTTTTACCGTTGATGACCGGCTGCGCCGCCGCATCGAGCGCTTGCTGGCGCCGCACACCAGCCGCATCATTGCGGTTTCAGAACAACTGCGCGGCCGATTGCTGCGCGAGTGCCGGCTGCCCGCGGAAAAAGTTGTTACCATTCACAACGGCCTGCGCCTGCCGCTCACCCGCAACCAGCCGCGCCAAACGGAGCTGGTGCGCGAGCTTGGCCTCGAGCGCTTCAGCCACCTGATTGGCGCGGTGGGCCGGCTGGAACCGCGCAAGAACTTTCCGCTGCTGCTGCAGGCGATGGCGATCGTGCTGCAGGAATTTCCCCAAGCCGGCTTGTTGCTGGTGGGCGCAGGGCCGGAGTCGGAACGATTGCAGCAGGAGGCGGCAAGGTTGGGATTGCGCGAGCAGGTTGTCTTCGCCGGGCAGCGCAACCAGGCGCATGAGCTGTTGCCTCTGCTGGCGGCGTTCTGCCTGCCTTCGCAAACCGAGGGAATTTCCATGGCGATTTTGGAGGCCATGGCCGTCGGCGTGCCGGTGGTGGCCACGGCGGTCGGCGGTAATCCGGAAATTATTCCAGAGCCGCGCCATGGCTTGTTGGTGCCGGCCGGCGAGGTGAATGCCCTCGCGGCAGCGCTTCTGGAGACTTTGCGCGATCGCACCGCGGCGCAATCACGAGTGCAAGCCGCGCAGAAATTCGTGCAGCAACATTTCACCGAAGCGGCCATGATTCGCAACGTGGAACAACTCTATGTCGAGGCGGTGGCGGCACGGCGTCGATGA
- a CDS encoding polysaccharide deacetylase family protein, with translation MYHNISAGRGKVAFREWQPAYDVAASEFQAHLELLAQWRRPAHLTFDDGYRSLLDWAEKLQQLRLAATCFVTTAAIGQAGMLHAAEIRALAQAGIHIGSHSHSHRFLEGLTPAALHDEILMPKKILEDLLGREVVSMSLPGGRYDRATLRFAAASGYRQIFTSIPGRPPKKNAALALVPRWVITAATSRQEFENIVRGEGWHVLKQRSRYFAGRFGKRFLGNHNYHRLWSKLHHLKTSSLAERDQP, from the coding sequence ATGTATCATAACATATCGGCAGGCCGGGGAAAAGTAGCATTTCGTGAATGGCAACCGGCCTATGACGTTGCCGCGTCAGAGTTCCAGGCGCATCTCGAACTTCTGGCGCAATGGCGCCGGCCGGCACATCTCACCTTCGATGACGGCTACCGCAGCCTGCTGGACTGGGCGGAGAAACTGCAGCAGCTCCGGCTGGCAGCAACCTGCTTCGTCACGACCGCGGCCATCGGACAAGCGGGGATGCTGCACGCGGCAGAGATTCGTGCCCTGGCGCAGGCGGGCATTCACATCGGCAGCCATTCCCATTCTCATCGGTTTTTGGAGGGCCTGACGCCCGCTGCGCTGCATGACGAGATTTTGATGCCCAAGAAAATTCTGGAAGACTTGCTCGGCCGGGAAGTGGTGAGCATGTCCCTGCCTGGCGGCCGCTATGATCGCGCCACTTTGCGCTTTGCGGCTGCCAGCGGCTATCGGCAGATCTTCACCTCGATTCCGGGCCGGCCTCCGAAGAAAAACGCAGCGCTGGCGTTGGTGCCGCGCTGGGTCATCACCGCTGCCACTTCCCGGCAGGAATTCGAAAACATCGTGCGCGGCGAGGGCTGGCACGTGCTCAAACAACGCAGCCGCTATTTCGCGGGTAGATTCGGCAAGCGCTTCCTGGGCAATCACAACTATCACCGCCTCTGGAGCAAGCTGCACCACCTAAAAACCTCATCCCTAGCTGAAAGGGACCAACCATGA
- a CDS encoding polysaccharide export protein: MKRHLLFLVLVLSAAAAGAFAQTAAPEAQMAEPLNKAAYRVGPGDVLQISAGPAALRQESFARAEPVGPDGRISFDLVGSVFVENKTADEIDAEMTRLLSEYIIDVEVTVVIASYQARRVFVLGEVGQPGQYVLSKNMSIMDALTLAGTPTVRASRAKIKLIRSSSTASKPAIIKVDLNKITKKGELERDLALADGDIIVVPPDNLSKVGYFLDKVLRPLQPLFYIGVITGFINSVF; this comes from the coding sequence ATGAAACGACACCTCCTTTTTCTTGTTCTGGTGCTCTCCGCGGCGGCTGCCGGCGCTTTCGCCCAAACTGCCGCCCCGGAAGCGCAAATGGCCGAGCCGTTGAACAAAGCGGCGTATCGCGTCGGGCCGGGCGATGTGCTGCAAATCAGCGCCGGGCCTGCTGCCCTGCGCCAGGAGAGCTTTGCGCGCGCCGAACCTGTCGGCCCGGACGGCCGCATCTCCTTCGATCTCGTCGGCAGTGTGTTCGTCGAAAACAAGACCGCCGACGAAATCGACGCCGAGATGACCCGGCTGCTGAGCGAATACATCATCGATGTGGAAGTGACCGTGGTGATCGCCTCCTATCAAGCCCGGCGAGTGTTCGTGCTCGGCGAAGTGGGCCAGCCGGGGCAATACGTGCTGAGCAAGAACATGTCGATCATGGATGCCCTGACGCTGGCCGGCACGCCCACCGTCCGGGCGAGTCGCGCCAAGATCAAGCTCATTCGCAGCAGCTCGACGGCCAGCAAACCCGCCATCATCAAAGTCGATTTGAACAAGATCACCAAGAAGGGGGAATTGGAGCGCGACCTGGCGCTGGCGGACGGTGACATCATCGTCGTGCCGCCCGATAACCTCTCGAAAGTCGGCTACTTTTTGGACAAAGTGCTGCGGCCGCTGCAACCGCTGTTCTACATCGGCGTGATCACCGGCTTCATCAACTCAGTCTTCTAG
- a CDS encoding glycosyltransferase family 2 protein: MALFWQAVVWLCIGMLGYTYLGYPLLMYLLAKLRRLRQQPAPAAAPDTNHQDWPFVSFLIPAHNEQSVIRQKVENTLNLDYPKDRLRITVVSDGSTDQTNDMLASYGENEIQYIPLPKRQGKTTVLNQTIPTLPGEIIALSDASGLLQPDALKKLVRHFGNPQVGCVSGVYMFETEDDSLRSMTERLYWQYETFLKKYESQVHSVIGAHGALYAFRRALFLPLDQKAINDDFIVPMQIIRQGYRVLYEPDAVVIERESTNLNGEFQRRIRINVGNFQMIYVLRSLLNPRRGRVALQFISHKVLRTISPAFILLLPVACLLAEAPLYRFMLELQAAFYLIGVLGYLQEFFGLRISYLYMPFYFLMGNVAAVFGFVRFILRKQSILWRRV; the protein is encoded by the coding sequence ATGGCTCTGTTCTGGCAAGCCGTGGTCTGGCTGTGCATTGGCATGCTGGGCTACACGTATCTGGGCTACCCCCTGTTGATGTATCTCCTGGCGAAGCTGCGCCGCTTGCGACAGCAGCCCGCGCCGGCGGCCGCGCCGGACACCAATCACCAGGACTGGCCGTTCGTCAGCTTTCTGATTCCGGCGCACAATGAGCAGAGCGTCATCCGGCAAAAGGTCGAGAATACGCTCAATCTCGATTATCCCAAAGACCGTCTGCGCATCACCGTGGTTTCGGACGGCTCGACCGATCAAACCAATGACATGCTCGCCAGCTACGGTGAAAACGAGATTCAATACATTCCCCTGCCCAAACGCCAGGGCAAGACCACGGTGTTGAACCAGACCATTCCCACGCTGCCCGGCGAAATCATCGCGCTCTCCGATGCCTCCGGCCTGCTGCAGCCCGATGCGCTCAAAAAGCTCGTGCGGCATTTCGGCAATCCCCAGGTGGGTTGCGTCTCCGGCGTGTACATGTTCGAGACGGAAGATGACTCTCTGCGCAGCATGACCGAGCGGCTTTACTGGCAGTATGAGACTTTTCTCAAGAAGTATGAAAGCCAGGTCCACTCCGTGATCGGCGCGCACGGCGCGCTTTATGCCTTTCGCCGCGCGCTCTTCCTGCCGCTGGATCAAAAAGCCATCAATGACGATTTCATCGTGCCGATGCAGATCATCCGCCAGGGCTATCGCGTGCTCTACGAGCCGGACGCGGTGGTGATCGAGCGCGAATCCACCAATCTCAACGGCGAATTCCAGCGCCGTATCCGCATCAACGTCGGCAATTTTCAGATGATCTACGTGCTGCGCAGCCTGCTCAACCCGCGGCGCGGCCGCGTGGCTCTGCAGTTCATCTCGCACAAGGTGCTGCGCACCATCAGTCCGGCTTTCATTCTGCTGCTGCCGGTCGCCTGCCTGCTGGCGGAGGCGCCGCTCTACCGCTTCATGCTCGAGTTGCAGGCGGCGTTCTATCTGATCGGCGTGCTCGGCTATTTGCAGGAATTCTTCGGCCTGCGCATCAGCTATCTGTACATGCCGTTCTATTTCCTAATGGGTAACGTGGCTGCGGTTTTCGGCTTCGTGCGCTTCATTTTGAGGAAACAGTCGATCCTGTGGCGGCGGGTGTAG
- a CDS encoding right-handed parallel beta-helix repeat-containing protein — MFGKNRKFFLHLPLRLRPWTGVVLAGVLAVLAHTSLWSATRIVKPGESINAKLAGMQPGDTLLVRGGTYNEAITLPVSGTASQRLVLRGYPGEKPVIATAGTMLSASKSYWLIRDLVFDHQGDASDAIKISGSFITLRNCELRNGKRDGIEGGGSSSDVTIENCVIRDFVWQAGSDAHGIVLNPGARRWRILNNTIYNCGGDGIQLYADDKTEIANYSKDITISGNLFYTTLGSNSENALDFKGVDGCVVEANEMYGFENKAWVTQKGCRNITASNNFIHDSQRGMEFRGEGGKSQTNIRLLRNVLYNIRQYYAIKFDDVANVEILHNTLSNVSASSFRIEGNGLSGAVVRNNLIHQSGAVSIAGPFSGQVDHNGWFNAEAKDWQGTGDVSGSDPRFKNAAQANFELQTSSPARDAGIDLGLPYAGAKPDLGAFELGAATPVVLMAFSVEPAPTGARLRWRTASEQNLLGFELERRTSSGDYTKLAFIAAAHPAAATGEYEFVDATADRGEYAYRLKQIDHDGQARYSGEVTIALGPPATFALHQNFPNPFAATAGASGKEAGTRIAFDLSETAEVNISIYNLLGQKVSTLTDTLTPAGRHLLAWDGRGDNGEAMAAGTYLCRMLVSQRGVVKWTEVRRMTLVP, encoded by the coding sequence ATGTTTGGGAAGAACAGGAAGTTTTTCCTGCACCTGCCGCTGCGCTTGCGGCCGTGGACCGGCGTTGTTCTCGCCGGCGTCTTGGCAGTGCTGGCGCACACGAGTTTGTGGTCGGCCACGCGCATCGTAAAACCGGGCGAGAGCATCAATGCCAAACTGGCGGGCATGCAGCCGGGCGATACGCTGTTGGTGCGCGGCGGCACCTACAACGAAGCGATTACGCTGCCGGTGAGCGGCACCGCCAGCCAGCGCCTCGTCCTGCGCGGCTATCCCGGCGAGAAGCCGGTGATTGCCACGGCCGGCACGATGCTGAGCGCTAGCAAGTCCTACTGGCTGATCCGCGATTTGGTATTCGATCATCAGGGCGATGCTTCCGATGCCATCAAGATCAGCGGCAGTTTCATCACGCTGCGCAATTGTGAGCTGCGCAACGGCAAGCGCGACGGCATCGAAGGCGGAGGCAGCAGCAGTGACGTGACCATCGAAAACTGCGTGATTCGCGACTTCGTCTGGCAGGCGGGCAGCGATGCCCACGGCATCGTGCTGAATCCCGGCGCCCGGCGCTGGCGCATCCTCAACAACACCATCTACAACTGCGGCGGCGACGGCATTCAACTCTATGCCGATGACAAAACCGAGATCGCCAACTACTCCAAAGACATCACCATTTCCGGCAACCTCTTCTACACCACACTCGGCAGCAACAGCGAAAATGCACTCGACTTCAAGGGCGTTGACGGCTGCGTGGTGGAGGCCAATGAGATGTATGGTTTCGAAAACAAGGCCTGGGTCACGCAGAAGGGCTGCCGCAACATCACTGCCTCGAACAACTTCATTCACGACAGCCAGCGCGGCATGGAATTCCGCGGCGAGGGCGGCAAATCGCAGACGAACATCCGGCTGCTGCGCAACGTGCTGTACAACATCCGGCAGTATTACGCCATCAAGTTTGACGACGTCGCCAACGTCGAGATTCTGCACAACACGCTTTCCAACGTGTCCGCCAGCTCATTTCGCATCGAGGGCAATGGTTTGAGCGGCGCAGTGGTGCGCAACAATCTCATTCACCAAAGCGGCGCGGTTTCAATCGCCGGGCCGTTCTCCGGCCAGGTCGATCACAACGGCTGGTTCAATGCCGAGGCCAAGGATTGGCAGGGCACCGGCGACGTCAGCGGCAGCGATCCGCGCTTCAAGAATGCGGCGCAGGCCAATTTCGAGCTGCAAACCTCGAGTCCCGCGCGCGATGCCGGCATCGACCTCGGCCTGCCGTATGCCGGCGCAAAACCGGATTTGGGCGCGTTTGAGCTGGGCGCGGCCACGCCCGTGGTGTTGATGGCCTTCTCGGTGGAACCCGCGCCGACCGGCGCCCGCCTGCGCTGGCGCACCGCGTCGGAGCAGAATCTGCTCGGGTTCGAGTTGGAGCGCAGAACAAGCTCCGGCGATTACACCAAGCTCGCCTTCATCGCGGCAGCGCATCCGGCCGCTGCAACCGGTGAGTATGAGTTCGTGGATGCCACCGCCGATCGTGGTGAATACGCTTATCGCCTCAAGCAAATCGACCATGACGGCCAGGCGCGCTACTCCGGCGAAGTGACGATCGCCCTGGGCCCGCCGGCGACCTTTGCCTTGCATCAAAACTTCCCAAATCCCTTTGCCGCCACCGCGGGAGCCAGCGGGAAGGAGGCCGGCACACGGATCGCATTTGATCTGAGTGAAACTGCGGAAGTGAATATCTCCATCTACAATCTGCTCGGCCAAAAAGTGAGCACGCTCACCGACACGCTCACGCCCGCCGGCCGGCATCTCCTCGCGTGGGACGGCCGTGGCGACAACGGCGAGGCGATGGCCGCGGGAACGTATCTCTGCCGCATGCTCGTGAGCCAGCGCGGCGTCGTGAAATGGACGGAGGTCCGGCGCATGACCCTGGTGCCGTGA
- a CDS encoding phytase, with product MPNLFLAALLAISAASVALYREMDRPADGNGVLDSVALWVAPNPAETILFTTDKSKNTVLQHNPLKGKFLGRLAGGGTGAGQLSYPNGIAVGYSIRVNNTASDVLFVVERDNHRVSMFSLPAQKFLGHFGANDLEEPYGIALYWKGSQLQAWITETGTAPDRVYVYSIAASGESLAGKLDFFFSTAGVLESILIDPVHQRVLLCDEGEASDVMVYDMKGNLQQRFGKGLFVIDPEGMVLYDLGGGNGYIIIADQNASPTEFEVFDRRTLTSLGSFSGETKGTDGTTLTQAALPGLPSGSFYAVHSDKAVHVYDWANIAAAMKLTTRVASPRTAVEERSTAAPSQAQILTNYPNPFNPATTLCYRVETFAPVRLEVYDAQGRQVARLVNATQPPGEYRAVWNGRDAAGRVVASGAYFARLTVGNAVQHQAMLLQK from the coding sequence ATGCCGAACCTATTTCTCGCTGCCTTGCTGGCGATCAGCGCCGCCAGTGTCGCGCTGTATCGCGAAATGGACCGTCCCGCGGACGGCAACGGAGTGTTGGACTCCGTGGCGCTTTGGGTGGCGCCCAATCCGGCGGAAACCATTCTGTTCACCACGGACAAATCCAAGAACACCGTCCTGCAACACAATCCTCTCAAGGGAAAATTTCTGGGGCGCTTGGCCGGCGGCGGCACCGGCGCCGGCCAGTTGAGCTATCCCAACGGCATTGCGGTCGGCTACAGCATTCGCGTCAACAACACTGCCAGTGATGTTCTGTTCGTGGTCGAGCGCGACAACCATCGCGTTTCGATGTTTTCCCTGCCGGCGCAGAAATTCCTGGGGCACTTTGGCGCCAATGATCTGGAGGAGCCGTACGGCATCGCGCTGTATTGGAAGGGCAGCCAGTTGCAGGCGTGGATCACCGAGACCGGCACGGCGCCGGATCGCGTCTACGTTTACAGCATTGCCGCCAGCGGTGAGAGCCTGGCCGGCAAGCTCGATTTCTTTTTCAGCACTGCCGGCGTTTTGGAATCCATCTTGATCGACCCGGTGCACCAGCGCGTCTTGCTCTGCGATGAAGGCGAGGCCAGCGACGTGATGGTTTATGACATGAAGGGGAACCTGCAGCAACGCTTCGGCAAGGGCTTGTTCGTCATCGATCCGGAGGGCATGGTGTTGTATGATTTAGGCGGCGGCAACGGTTATATCATTATCGCAGATCAAAACGCCAGCCCGACTGAGTTTGAAGTGTTCGACCGTCGCACGTTGACTTCACTGGGCAGTTTTTCCGGCGAAACCAAGGGCACCGACGGTACGACCTTGACGCAAGCAGCACTGCCCGGCCTGCCCAGCGGATCATTCTACGCGGTGCACTCCGACAAAGCCGTGCACGTTTATGACTGGGCCAATATCGCCGCAGCGATGAAACTCACCACGCGGGTTGCTTCACCGCGCACCGCGGTCGAAGAGCGCAGCACGGCGGCGCCGTCGCAGGCACAAATTCTGACGAACTATCCCAACCCCTTCAATCCCGCCACCACGCTCTGCTATCGCGTCGAGACATTTGCGCCGGTGCGGCTCGAGGTTTATGACGCGCAAGGCCGGCAGGTCGCGCGCCTGGTCAACGCCACCCAACCGCCGGGCGAGTATCGCGCCGTCTGGAATGGCCGCGATGCCGCGGGCCGAGTCGTTGCCTCAGGCGCCTACTTCGCGCGATTGACCGTCGGCAATGCCGTGCAGCATCAGGCCATGCTGCTGCAAAAGTGA
- a CDS encoding T9SS type A sorting domain-containing protein: protein MTFRRVLLALSLCAVPQAALPQAAVQLHWTPNLESDLCCYLVCRDTIPGTANAFAWVAKSDSSFADLNVIPGKVYYYRLIAVDDRGNQSEPSAEVRAIASPRSRRTFELAPNYPNPFRFSTAIVFFLPQPARVELAIFNLLGQRVRTLLEENRNSGNHRVYWNGRDDAGQPVAGGVYYYRLRAGNVSQAGKALFWR, encoded by the coding sequence ATGACTTTTCGACGCGTACTGCTGGCCTTGTCCCTCTGCGCCGTCCCGCAAGCCGCCCTGCCACAAGCCGCCGTTCAACTCCATTGGACGCCAAACCTGGAAAGCGATCTGTGTTGCTACCTCGTTTGTCGCGACACCATCCCCGGCACCGCCAACGCCTTCGCTTGGGTGGCGAAGTCGGATTCCAGCTTCGCAGATCTCAATGTGATTCCGGGAAAAGTCTACTATTACAGATTGATCGCGGTGGATGATCGCGGCAATCAGAGTGAGCCTTCGGCGGAAGTGCGGGCGATCGCCAGTCCGCGTTCACGGCGTACCTTCGAACTGGCCCCGAATTACCCCAACCCCTTTCGCTTTTCTACTGCGATCGTCTTCTTTCTGCCACAGCCGGCGCGGGTCGAGCTTGCCATCTTCAATCTGCTCGGCCAGCGCGTTCGCACATTGCTCGAGGAAAACAGGAACAGCGGCAATCATCGTGTGTATTGGAATGGACGAGATGATGCCGGCCAGCCGGTGGCGGGCGGAGTGTACTACTATCGCCTGCGGGCGGGAAATGTCAGCCAGGCGGGAAAGGCGCTGTTCTGGCGCTGA
- a CDS encoding thiamine pyrophosphate-dependent enzyme, with protein sequence MSPLNAGVLVAQVLKQAGVKNLFTLCGGHIAPIYLAAAKLGIRVIDTRHEQAAAHAADGWARQTRTLGVAVVTAGPGATDAITGVANAFFANSPVLVLAGAAPVKESDRGALQEMNQLELFKPITKWARRVTDPERVGEYVAAAVRQAFAGLPGPVYLELPVDVLLAPVKPEDLQRSHALFSSEPAAAGSDGIMIAASLLNGAHAPVILGGSNLWWDEAQEYLEKFAGKLNAPVFLNGLARGCLAPTHPLFFQHARKEAFKKADAIVVIGTPLDFRLGYGRFNPKAKVVLIDKTDALFGQNRPHDVGLAGSLDIVLQQLTEAIHLVALRQEWFDHLRHVEQSEQAGLEKMMQSEALPMNHYRLLAEVVKAVDENTIVVGDGGDFVACASRVVPVLQPGNWMDPGPFGCLGVGPSFALAAKLAKPDHKVLILHGDGSFGLNGMEFDTAIRHHLPIVSLIGNDAGWGQIRNPQVALLGEQASVATDLAETHYEKVVEALGGYGEWVEKPEDVVPALRRAFSAGVAACINVRIDPTTLRGTVDLMRGLSI encoded by the coding sequence ATGTCTCCTCTCAATGCGGGCGTGCTGGTCGCCCAAGTTCTCAAGCAGGCTGGCGTCAAAAATCTCTTCACCCTGTGCGGCGGCCACATTGCCCCGATCTATCTCGCAGCCGCCAAGCTGGGCATTCGCGTGATCGACACGCGCCATGAGCAGGCGGCGGCGCATGCCGCGGATGGCTGGGCCAGGCAAACGCGCACGCTCGGCGTGGCAGTGGTCACTGCCGGACCGGGCGCCACCGATGCCATCACCGGAGTGGCCAATGCCTTCTTCGCCAACAGTCCGGTGCTCGTGCTGGCCGGCGCGGCGCCGGTGAAAGAGTCGGATCGCGGCGCCCTGCAGGAGATGAATCAGCTCGAGCTGTTCAAGCCCATCACCAAATGGGCGCGCCGCGTGACCGATCCCGAGCGCGTCGGCGAATACGTCGCGGCGGCCGTGCGCCAGGCGTTCGCCGGACTGCCCGGCCCGGTTTATCTCGAACTGCCGGTGGATGTTTTGCTCGCGCCGGTGAAACCGGAAGACCTGCAGCGTTCGCATGCCCTGTTCAGCTCCGAGCCGGCCGCCGCGGGCAGCGACGGCATCATGATCGCCGCGAGTTTGCTCAACGGTGCGCATGCGCCGGTGATCCTCGGCGGCAGCAATCTCTGGTGGGATGAGGCGCAGGAATACCTCGAAAAATTCGCCGGCAAGCTCAATGCGCCGGTTTTCCTCAACGGACTGGCGCGCGGCTGCCTCGCGCCCACACACCCGCTGTTCTTCCAACATGCCCGCAAAGAGGCCTTCAAAAAAGCGGATGCCATCGTCGTGATCGGCACGCCGCTCGACTTCCGCCTGGGCTACGGCAGGTTCAATCCCAAAGCTAAAGTTGTCTTGATCGACAAAACTGACGCGCTTTTCGGCCAAAACCGGCCGCATGACGTCGGCTTGGCCGGCAGTCTCGACATTGTGCTGCAGCAGTTGACCGAGGCCATTCACCTGGTGGCGCTGCGGCAGGAGTGGTTCGATCACCTGCGGCACGTCGAGCAAAGCGAGCAAGCGGGCCTCGAAAAGATGATGCAAAGCGAGGCGCTGCCGATGAATCACTATCGCCTGCTCGCCGAAGTGGTGAAGGCCGTGGATGAAAATACCATCGTGGTGGGCGATGGCGGCGATTTTGTGGCGTGCGCCTCGCGCGTGGTGCCGGTGCTGCAGCCGGGAAATTGGATGGACCCCGGGCCTTTCGGCTGCCTCGGCGTCGGACCCTCGTTTGCACTGGCCGCGAAGCTGGCAAAGCCCGATCACAAAGTGCTCATCCTGCACGGCGACGGCAGCTTCGGCCTCAACGGCATGGAATTCGACACCGCCATTCGCCACCATCTGCCGATTGTCTCGCTCATCGGCAATGATGCCGGATGGGGACAAATTCGCAATCCGCAGGTGGCCTTATTGGGGGAGCAAGCCTCGGTTGCCACGGATCTCGCCGAGACGCATTATGAGAAAGTGGTGGAGGCGCTGGGAGGGTACGGTGAGTGGGTGGAAAAACCCGAAGACGTGGTGCCGGCGCTGCGGCGGGCATTTTCCGCCGGCGTGGCCGCGTGCATCAACGTGCGGATTGATCCCACCACGTTGCGGGGCACGGTTGACTTAATGCGCGGTTTGAGCATTTGA